The Triticum aestivum cultivar Chinese Spring chromosome 7B, IWGSC CS RefSeq v2.1, whole genome shotgun sequence genome window below encodes:
- the LOC123156463 gene encoding BTB/POZ domain-containing protein At1g30440: MACLKLGSRADVFRKQGQDWYCTTGLPSDITVVVGEQSFHLHKFPLLSKSGLLERLIREKIEKGEDSCAIDLSDIPGGAKAFELAARFCYGVKFELTSSNVVHLRCASEYLEMTEDIAEGNLIAQTENFLTQTVLKSWKDSIKALHTCDDVIDLAEKLQVVKKCIDSVATKSSTDPDVFGWPVAQYGGPTQSPGGSFLWNGISTGARPRNCSSDWWYDDVSCLSLPLYKKVISAMEYRGVNQDIIVGSLNHYAKRRLPGLNRRKSISDVSNCLSVSTLTAMPSEEEQRYLLEEIDRLLPFQRGVTSCKLLFGLLRTAIFLKASSSCMSNLERRIGLQLDKATLEDLLITNMSESIEMLYDVDCVHRILDHFLAMDQETGGASPGIGEDGHLLASPSLLPITMVAKLIDGYLAEVAPDANLKLPKFRSLAAAIPDYARPIDDGLYRAVDIYLKAHPHLSESEKEELCRVMDCQKLSLEACTHAAQNERLPLRVIVQVLFFEQLQLRSSIAECLMISENLEGGSRQLGMPTSSEQHRGGVGWPLAARENHALREGMDGMKQRVAELEKECSTMREEIARLGRSRSTGKSRLFSLGAKPQICSTAKDATPAKATMASDDDKLAVVKADATPRLKLSRHKKNLSIEA; encoded by the exons ATGGCCTGCCTCAAGCTGGGATCAAGGGCTGATGTGTTCAGGAAGCAGGGCCAAGACTG GTATTGCACTACTGGCCTTCCCAGTGATATAACTGTGGTGGTTGGGGAACAATCTTTTCATCTCCACAAG TTTCCTCTATTATCGAAGAGTGGCCTTCTGGAACGTCTCATCAGAGAGAAAATTGAGAAGGGAGAAGATAGCTGTGCCATTGATCTATCTGATATTCCTGGGGGAGCAAAGGCTTTTGAACTAGCTGCTAGGTTCTGCTATGGTGTGAAGTTTGAATTGACTTCCTCCAATGTTGTGCACCTTCGCTGCGCTTCTGAGTATCTTGAGATGACTGAAGATATCGCCGAGGGAAATTTGATTGCGCAGACAGAGAACTTCCTTACCCAGACAGTTCTCAAAAGCTGGAAAGATTCAATCAAGGCACTTCATACTTGCGATGATGtcattgatcttgctgaaaaattgCAAGTTGTGAAGAAGTGCATAGACTCAGTTGCAACTAAATCAAGCACTGATCCCGATGTATTTGGCTGGCCTGTCGCCCAGTATGGTGGTCCCACACAGAGTCCTGGAGGGAGCTTCTTGTGGAATGGTATTAGCACTGGAGCAAGGCCAAGAAAttgcagttcagattggtggtatGATGATGTGTCATGCTTAAGCCTTCCATTATACAAGAAGGTAATCTCAGCTATGGAATACCGAGGCGTCAATCAGGACATTATTGTTGGATCCCTTAACCATTATGCCAAAAGGCGTTTACCTGGTCTGAATCGGCGCAAAAGCATTAGCGATGTCAGTAACTGCCTTTCAGTGTCAACTTTAACCGCCATGCCTTCTGAAGAGGAGCAAAGGTATCTTCTTGAGGAGATTGATAGGCTGTTACCTTTCCAAAGGGGTGTTACATCTTGCAAGCTGTTATTTGGCCTTCTGCGCACAGCGATCTTCCTTAAAGCCAGCTCATCCTGCATGTCCAACTTGGAGCGTCGGATAGGTTTGCAGCTTGACAAGGCCACTCTGGAAGATCTTCTGATAACAAACATGTCTGAATCTATTGAAATGCTCTATGATGTGGATTGCGTACATAGGATTCTTGACCACTTCTTGGCAATGGATCAAGAAACTGGTGGAGCTTCTCCTGGCATTGGCGAGGATGGGCACCTATTGGCTTCTCCATCTCTATTGCCGATTACTATGGTTGCTAAGTTGATCGACGGCTACCTAGCTGAAGTTGCACCAGATGCCAACCTAAAGTTGCCAAAGTTTCGGTCTTTGGCTGCTGCCATACCAGACTATGCTCGGCCAATAGATGATGGACTTTATCGCGCCGTTGACATCTATCTGAAG GCTCATCCCCATCTGTCGGAATCGGAGAAGGAAGAGCTTTGCCGGGTGATGGACTGCCAGAAGCTCTCCCTGGAGGCTTGCACCCACGCGGCGCAGAACGAGCGTCTCCCCCTGCGGGTCATCGTGCAGGTCCTCTTTTTCGAGCAGCTCCAGCTCCGGAGCTCCATCGCCGAGTGCCTGATGATCTCCGAGAACCTTGAGGGCGGCTCGAGGCAGCTCGGCATGCCAACCTCTAGTGAGCAACACCGCGGCGGCGTGGGCTGGCCCCTGGCCGCCAGGGAGAACCACGCCCTGCGTGAGGGCATGGACGGCATGAAGCAGCGGGTGGCCGAGCTGGAGAAGGAGTGCTCCACCATGCGGGAGGAGATCGCGAGGCTGGGCCGCAGCAGGAGCACCGGCAAGAGCAGGCTGTTCTCCCTCGGCGCGAAGCCACAGATCTGCAGCACCGCCAAGGATGCTACCCCCGCAAAGGCGACAATGGCAAGCGACGACGACAAGCTGGCCGTGGTGAAAGCTGATGCCACGCCCCGGCTGAAGCTGAGCAGACACAAGAAGAACCTGTCCATAGAGGCCTAG
- the LOC123160851 gene encoding uncharacterized protein isoform X1: protein MSESGAGCLHVGGSACGAGRLLEPGVSCCRFKAGHILEPCTSFCGLKVVPRCGLQPVGGMASRSANILVASAALRPPASEPPTRVFIFCPWAESIRQVHRIGHRARNCTNPLKTPPPPPPQTLRLRPPYNGCLVLLQHACTPLDQSPARILSTESPAIEKDMCRRRVATMTTTIMSVVRLALLRAEGQGTERTTARLTRRPETLLPLPPWILADAHLRHRRAPPLETSRDQDYQLCHGLASAIAAHHRSGHYRDRDYQLCHGLALWNHRRSRCQDPAVLLAG from the exons ATGTCTGAAAGCGGCGCCggctgcctccatgtcggcgggtcGGCGTGCGGCGCGGGACGCCTCCTCGAGCCCGGCGTCTCCTGTTGCAGGTTCAAGGCGGGGCACATCCTCGAGCCATGCACCTCCTTCTGCGGACTCAAGGTGGTGCCCCGATGCGGACTGCAGCCGGTCGGAGGAATGGCATCTCGTTCGGCCAACATATTGGTGGCGTCAGCGGCGCTCCGACCTCCAGCTTCCGAGCCGCCGACCCGCGTCTTCATTTTCTGCCCCTGGGCAGAGAGCATTCGTCAAGTTCATAGA ATTGGCCATCGCGCTCGGAACTGCACCAACCCCCTGAagacgccaccaccgcctccacctcaGACGCTTCGCCTGCGGCCACCGTACAACGGTTGCCTAGTTCTTCTGCAGCATGCCTGCACCCCGCTGGACCAATCACCCGCTCGCATCCTGTCGACGGAGAGCCCCGCCATCGAGAAAGACATGTGCCGGCGCCGGGTCGCCACGATGACGACGACGATAATGAGTGTGGTGCGGTTAGCCCTGCTTCGGGCCGAAGGGCAAGGAACAGAGCGCACGACCGCTCGCCTGACGCGTCGTCCCGAGACTCTGTTGCCGCTGCCACCCTGGATTCTCGCGGACGCTCACCTCCGCCATCGCCGCGCACCACCTCTCGAGACATCTCGAGATCAAGACTACCAGCTCTGCCATGGTCTCGCCTCCGCCATTGCCGCGCACCACCGCTCAGGACATTATCGAGATCGAGACTACCAGCTCTGCCATGGGCTGGCTCTGTGGAACCACCGCCGGTCTAGATGCCAGGATCCAGCCGTCCTTCTCGCTGGATGA
- the LOC123160851 gene encoding serine/arginine repetitive matrix protein 1 isoform X2, producing the protein MSESGAGCLHVGGSACGAGRLLEPGVSCCRFKAGHILEPCTSFCGLKVVPRCGLQPVGGMASRSANILVASAALRPPASEPPTRVFIFCPWAESIRQVHRMPSDWPSRSELHQPPEDATTASTSDASPAATVQRLPSSSAACLHPAGPITRSHPVDGEPRHRERHVPAPGRHDDDDDNECGAVSPASGRRARNRAHDRSPDASSRDSVAAATLDSRGRSPPPSPRTTSRDISRSRLPALPWSRLRHCRAPPLRTLSRSRLPALPWAGSVEPPPV; encoded by the exons ATGTCTGAAAGCGGCGCCggctgcctccatgtcggcgggtcGGCGTGCGGCGCGGGACGCCTCCTCGAGCCCGGCGTCTCCTGTTGCAGGTTCAAGGCGGGGCACATCCTCGAGCCATGCACCTCCTTCTGCGGACTCAAGGTGGTGCCCCGATGCGGACTGCAGCCGGTCGGAGGAATGGCATCTCGTTCGGCCAACATATTGGTGGCGTCAGCGGCGCTCCGACCTCCAGCTTCCGAGCCGCCGACCCGCGTCTTCATTTTCTGCCCCTGGGCAGAGAGCATTCGTCAAGTTCATAGA ATGCCGTCAGATTGGCCATCGCGCTCGGAACTGCACCAACCCCCTGAagacgccaccaccgcctccacctcaGACGCTTCGCCTGCGGCCACCGTACAACGGTTGCCTAGTTCTTCTGCAGCATGCCTGCACCCCGCTGGACCAATCACCCGCTCGCATCCTGTCGACGGAGAGCCCCGCCATCGAGAAAGACATGTGCCGGCGCCGGGTCGCCACGATGACGACGACGATAATGAGTGTGGTGCGGTTAGCCCTGCTTCGGGCCGAAGGGCAAGGAACAGAGCGCACGACCGCTCGCCTGACGCGTCGTCCCGAGACTCTGTTGCCGCTGCCACCCTGGATTCTCGCGGACGCTCACCTCCGCCATCGCCGCGCACCACCTCTCGAGACATCTCGAGATCAAGACTACCAGCTCTGCCATGGTCTCGCCTCCGCCATTGCCGCGCACCACCGCTCAGGACATTATCGAGATCGAGACTACCAGCTCTGCCATGGGCTGGCTCTGTGGAACCACCGCCGGTCTAG